One window of the Runella slithyformis DSM 19594 genome contains the following:
- the feoB gene encoding ferrous iron transport protein B — protein MKKTPTIVLVGNPNSGKSSLFNQLTGLRQKVGNFPSVTIEKKSGTLSLDGKLEAVVIDLPGLYSLYPKALDERVVIDILANPAHENYPDVVVIVADASNLKRNLLLFTQVADLGLPVVLALNMLDVARDKHLQVNAVKLAMKLGVPVVRINARVGEGLDNLKQAVIQTLERPAITTAHQKYFFNPADQFPELISDVKRDHQLSNNYLALQYVQQHDAFSFLNTEKRVAFDRLIDRYEFKESGFQAVETMHRYAMIDGLVKDSVKVADDFLVKPLWTKRLDAVLLHPFWGYAVFLLVLLTIFQAVFTLAAYPMDMIDAGVSSLNDWLKQQLPPGALTDLLTDGLIAGIGGVVIFIPQIAFLFFLVALLEESGYMARVMVIMDKLMRTFGLNGKSVVPLISGVACAVPAIMSARSIGNRKERLLTILVTPLMSCSARLPIFTILIALVVPATPVLGFFTLQGLTLMGLYLLGLLSALLSAWAIKGFVTSSERGYFVMEMPTYKAPRWYHVGISVWDSVKSFVTQAGKIIVAISIILWVLASYGPGDTIALAEETVQQTNPTLKGTALENAVAAYKLENSYAGHFGKFIEPAIAPLGYDWKIGIALLASFAAREVFVGTMSTIYSIGSVADDDNGTIKARMRAELNPKTGEPMYTPALAFSLLIFYVFAMMCMSTIAVVYRETRGWKWPLIQLAYMTALAYGLAFVTYQWLK, from the coding sequence TTGAAAAAGACACCCACTATCGTCCTTGTCGGAAATCCCAATAGCGGCAAATCATCTTTGTTTAACCAACTTACCGGCTTACGTCAAAAAGTGGGGAATTTTCCCAGCGTAACCATTGAGAAAAAATCGGGAACGCTATCATTGGATGGTAAGCTGGAGGCCGTCGTGATCGACCTGCCCGGATTGTACAGCCTTTATCCAAAAGCATTGGATGAGCGGGTGGTGATTGATATTCTGGCTAATCCTGCGCACGAAAATTATCCCGATGTGGTGGTGATTGTGGCCGATGCTTCCAATCTTAAACGTAACTTATTGCTTTTTACGCAGGTAGCCGATCTTGGCCTGCCGGTAGTACTGGCTCTGAACATGCTCGACGTAGCGCGCGACAAACACCTCCAGGTAAATGCCGTTAAGCTTGCTATGAAGTTAGGGGTGCCCGTGGTGCGTATCAACGCGCGGGTAGGTGAGGGATTGGATAATCTGAAACAGGCTGTTATCCAAACCCTTGAACGTCCGGCAATCACGACAGCCCATCAAAAATACTTTTTTAATCCGGCGGATCAATTCCCCGAACTTATCAGCGACGTAAAGCGTGATCATCAACTTTCCAATAATTATCTGGCACTGCAGTATGTGCAGCAACACGACGCTTTTTCATTTTTGAATACCGAAAAGCGAGTAGCGTTTGACCGACTGATTGACAGGTATGAATTCAAAGAAAGCGGGTTTCAGGCCGTTGAAACCATGCATCGGTACGCCATGATTGACGGATTGGTCAAAGATTCGGTGAAAGTGGCGGATGATTTTTTGGTAAAGCCTCTCTGGACCAAGCGATTGGATGCTGTGTTACTGCATCCTTTTTGGGGATATGCGGTTTTTTTATTGGTTTTACTCACCATTTTTCAGGCAGTTTTTACCCTGGCGGCCTATCCCATGGATATGATTGATGCGGGGGTGTCGTCGTTGAATGATTGGCTGAAACAACAGTTGCCGCCCGGTGCTTTAACGGATTTGCTGACCGATGGCCTCATTGCAGGTATCGGCGGCGTTGTGATCTTTATACCGCAAATTGCCTTTTTGTTTTTCCTGGTGGCCCTGCTGGAAGAGTCCGGCTACATGGCGAGGGTGATGGTCATCATGGACAAACTGATGCGTACATTTGGCCTCAACGGTAAAAGCGTGGTGCCGCTGATTTCGGGCGTTGCCTGTGCGGTGCCGGCCATTATGTCGGCGCGGAGTATCGGTAATCGAAAAGAACGCCTGTTGACCATTCTGGTGACACCGCTGATGAGTTGCTCGGCCCGACTGCCTATTTTTACCATCCTGATTGCCTTGGTCGTGCCTGCTACGCCCGTTTTGGGCTTTTTTACCTTGCAGGGACTGACGCTGATGGGGCTTTACCTGTTGGGGCTGCTCAGCGCTTTGCTGTCGGCATGGGCGATCAAAGGATTTGTTACAAGCAGCGAACGCGGCTATTTTGTGATGGAAATGCCCACCTACAAGGCTCCCAGATGGTATCATGTAGGAATATCGGTGTGGGACAGCGTGAAATCCTTTGTGACACAGGCCGGGAAAATCATCGTGGCGATTTCGATCATTCTGTGGGTCTTGGCATCGTACGGTCCGGGAGATACAATAGCGCTGGCGGAAGAAACGGTGCAACAGACAAATCCGACATTGAAAGGAACTGCGCTGGAAAATGCGGTTGCAGCCTATAAATTGGAAAATTCGTACGCGGGGCATTTCGGCAAATTCATCGAGCCGGCCATTGCACCGCTGGGCTATGATTGGAAGATCGGCATTGCATTGCTGGCGTCGTTTGCGGCTCGCGAAGTTTTTGTGGGTACCATGAGTACCATTTACAGTATCGGCAGCGTAGCCGATGACGACAACGGAACCATCAAAGCCCGCATGCGCGCCGAACTTAATCCCAAAACGGGGGAGCCGATGTATACGCCGGCACTGGCGTTTTCACTCTTGATTTTCTACGTATTTGCCATGATGTGCATGAGTACCATTGCCGTCGTTTATCGCGAAACGCGGGGTTGGAAATGGCCGCTCATTCAACTGGCCTACATGACGGCTCTGGCTTACGGGCTGGCCTTTGTCACGTATCAGTGGTTGAAGTGA
- a CDS encoding DUF4136 domain-containing protein — MKVKYLNIIIGLAAAALSWSCNPDALQDLTPEDSQVFITNYEKNTNFGNYATFSMADSVYVVQNGRSGVSTLGLDYNVLRRVATNMTNRGYTRVGKEAKPDFGVNVLRISETQTGVVANINPWNNYWGFGGGFYYPPIYSYYQTTERYWSIEIIDLKNAGTSDRATVVWNAQIRGNGIFDDITVGSVIDAVFTQSAYLKKN, encoded by the coding sequence ATGAAAGTTAAGTATTTGAATATCATCATAGGGCTTGCGGCGGCGGCATTGAGCTGGTCATGCAACCCCGATGCCTTACAGGACCTAACGCCGGAGGATTCACAAGTGTTCATAACAAACTACGAGAAAAATACCAACTTCGGCAATTATGCCACATTCAGCATGGCCGACAGCGTATATGTAGTGCAGAATGGCCGTTCGGGCGTTTCCACTTTAGGGCTGGATTACAACGTATTAAGACGCGTAGCAACCAACATGACCAATCGTGGATATACCAGGGTGGGAAAGGAAGCCAAACCCGATTTTGGCGTGAATGTATTGCGTATCAGCGAAACCCAAACGGGTGTGGTAGCCAATATCAATCCCTGGAACAATTATTGGGGCTTTGGCGGCGGTTTTTACTACCCGCCCATTTATTCGTATTATCAAACCACCGAAAGGTATTGGTCCATTGAGATCATTGATCTCAAAAATGCAGGAACGAGTGATAGGGCGACTGTGGTCTGGAATGCCCAGATTCGCGGTAATGGTATCTTTGATGACATTACCGTCGGGTCGGTCATTGATGCGGTATTTACGCAATCGGCTTATCTCAAAAAGAACTAA
- a CDS encoding FeoA family protein, translated as MRTIADLKIGERAFVKAFRQVDLSLKLLEMGCLPGEEIMLDFIAPFGDPLGIQVNGYCLAMRKDEAATVLVEDSI; from the coding sequence ATGAGAACTATTGCTGATTTAAAAATAGGAGAACGTGCTTTTGTAAAAGCTTTCCGACAGGTTGATTTATCCTTAAAACTGCTCGAAATGGGCTGCTTGCCGGGCGAAGAAATTATGTTGGATTTTATTGCGCCTTTCGGCGACCCGCTCGGCATACAGGTCAATGGTTATTGCCTTGCCATGCGTAAAGACGAAGCGGCAACGGTTTTGGTTGAAGATAGCATTTAA
- a CDS encoding histone deacetylase family protein: protein MLHIAFDPIYCHPLPVGPNGEPHRFPMLKYELIPEQLLYEGSCTSDNFFSPGTLDERWILDVHTRAYWEDLKQLRISEKMVRRIGFPLSARLIERETRIAQGTIECTHHALTHGVSMNVAGGTHHAYADRGEGFCLLNDVAIAANYLLKNKSVSKILVIDLDVHQGNGTAVIFQNEPRVFTFSMHGKDNYPLHKEVSDLDIALPTGTQDEEYLQLLTDTLPALIKAQKPDFAFYISGVDILGTDKLGKLKVSLDGCRQRDEFVFAQCQTHHIPVAVSIGGGYSPRIADIVEAHCNTFRVAQRMYF, encoded by the coding sequence ATGCTCCACATTGCCTTTGATCCTATTTATTGTCATCCGTTGCCCGTTGGACCCAATGGCGAGCCGCACCGTTTTCCCATGCTCAAATATGAGCTTATTCCCGAACAACTTCTATATGAAGGTTCCTGCACGTCGGATAATTTCTTTTCTCCGGGCACATTGGACGAACGGTGGATCCTGGACGTACATACTCGCGCCTATTGGGAGGATTTAAAACAGTTACGCATTTCGGAAAAGATGGTCCGACGCATCGGCTTTCCCCTGTCGGCAAGGCTCATTGAGCGTGAAACCCGCATTGCCCAAGGCACCATCGAATGCACGCACCATGCGTTAACCCACGGAGTTTCAATGAACGTCGCGGGCGGCACGCACCACGCCTATGCCGACCGGGGCGAAGGATTCTGTCTGTTGAACGATGTTGCGATTGCCGCTAACTATCTATTGAAAAATAAATCTGTCTCCAAAATACTCGTTATTGACCTGGATGTCCACCAGGGAAATGGCACTGCCGTGATCTTTCAGAACGAACCGCGCGTATTTACCTTTTCCATGCACGGCAAAGATAATTATCCTTTGCACAAAGAAGTCTCCGATCTGGACATCGCCCTGCCCACCGGCACGCAGGATGAAGAGTATCTGCAATTGCTCACCGACACACTCCCTGCCCTGATTAAAGCGCAAAAACCCGATTTTGCCTTTTACATTTCGGGCGTTGACATTTTAGGGACGGATAAATTGGGAAAACTTAAGGTAAGTTTGGATGGCTGCCGCCAACGCGACGAATTTGTGTTTGCCCAATGTCAAACCCATCATATTCCGGTGGCAGTGTCGATAGGCGGCGGGTATTCACCGCGCATTGCCGATATTGTGGAAGCGCACTGCAATACATTTCGGGTAGCGCAAAGGATGTATTTTTGA
- a CDS encoding CusA/CzcA family heavy metal efflux RND transporter: MIDSLIHYSIKNKLIIGLAVLALILWGSYSLSRLPIDAVPDITTNQVQILSLTPTLAAQEVEQFVTTPIELSLANIPDVTEIRSVSKLGLSVVTVVFKDDIDIIRGKQWVADQLKMVEAEIPAEFGKPMIAPLTTGLGEIYQYTLATKEGFHDRYDLTELRTIQDWIVKRQLAGIEGVIEISSFGGFVKQYEVSVDPERLRSHNITLPELYTALQTNNANTGGSYIERVGQAQFIRGEGVVKSLSDIEQIVVKNVNGIPVLVKDVAGVGFGHANRFGALVRNGEGEAVGGIVLMLKGANSANTVNAVKERVARIQKTLPEGIEIVPFIERTKLINKTITTVTENLLIGGLIVIVVLVMLMGSLRAGLVAASVIPLAMLFTIGMMNTFDISANLMSLGAIDFGVIVDGAVIIVEAIVHRFQVWYEENKQNNVNDPAERDTMVYETAKRIRTSAAFGEIIILMVYLPILSLVGIEGKMFKPMALTVGFAIFGAFVLSLTYVPMMSSLVMGKNLNKHWTFSERALQWLYRRYEPMIRWALNWEKATVGITLALFVGALVIFGQLGGEFVPTLDEGDLAIDFRTASGTSLTETINSANKAHQILKKHFPEIQQIVGRVGASEIPTDPMPIEMVDQMINMKDISEWKNAKNREEMSEKMAAVLAEELPGTSVEMTQPIQMRFNEMITGVRSDVVVKLFGNDLDILYERANAAAKVIEKVNGVASVRVEQIVGLPQISINYNRPKIAQYGLNIADLNRLVRSGFAGETTGTVYEEERRFEMVVRLDSVHRQDIENVRQLLVPLPSGGTVPLAEVATIDFRKAPAQISHEETRRRITIGIGVLNRDIESVVEDVRAQIEQKVALPSGYFYTYGGAFENLQRAKDRLSFAVPVALFLIFALLYFTFHSVKESLLIFTAVPMSAIGGVFALWLRDMPFSISAGVGFIALFGVAVLNGIVLISYLNDLEKEGITDLRQRIMRTVEVRFRPVIITATVASLGFLPMAISNSGGAEVQRPLATVVIGGILSATLLTLVVLPVLYALFAKGKITPTPKGGVLLLLFVIAGNAMGQNQPPFSLSQAIERATQQNLSLKTAGLNVQSQQALVGSARSLPKLSADVLAGQIQSRPFDYTLSAVQSFEPFGVYRSREKVLQQQVNVSQKQQDIQRNDLVFNVKQQYYQLLYLYRLQQLLRAQDTLYRKAVEAANIRYKTGESTQLELVASETNRREIQNRQAVLVRDLQTSIMSLQALLYTDEPLQIDTLLNLQRSSAVQEGMNKYIALAEEENRLNRTLTELERAQLKPDWRVGMANQSIERRSGFTYVSGGLGIPLNTKPQKARIEAARINEQAGENQLKAVRFQAEANVKILRETLNKLQNTLQYYEQSALPQAELLLNTAYRQFRLGDIEYVEFFQNTRQAWQIRESYLSQQLQYSQTVIELEKWLGIE, translated from the coding sequence ATGATTGATTCATTGATCCATTACAGTATCAAAAACAAACTTATCATCGGGTTGGCGGTGTTGGCGCTGATCCTTTGGGGAAGCTATTCGCTGTCGCGTTTGCCGATTGATGCCGTCCCTGACATTACCACCAATCAGGTTCAGATCCTGAGCCTTACGCCTACCCTCGCCGCGCAGGAAGTGGAACAGTTCGTTACCACTCCGATTGAACTTTCGCTGGCCAACATTCCTGATGTGACCGAAATTCGTTCGGTTTCCAAACTTGGTCTTTCCGTTGTAACGGTCGTATTCAAAGACGATATCGACATCATCCGCGGGAAACAGTGGGTGGCCGACCAACTTAAAATGGTGGAAGCCGAAATTCCGGCCGAGTTCGGAAAACCCATGATTGCTCCCCTTACAACGGGTTTGGGCGAAATTTACCAATACACCTTAGCCACCAAAGAAGGTTTTCATGACCGGTACGACCTGACCGAGCTGCGCACGATTCAGGACTGGATCGTTAAGCGCCAATTGGCCGGCATTGAAGGGGTGATCGAGATCAGCAGTTTTGGCGGCTTTGTAAAACAATACGAAGTAAGCGTTGATCCCGAGCGTCTTCGCTCCCACAACATTACACTTCCCGAACTGTATACCGCGCTCCAAACCAATAATGCCAATACAGGCGGAAGCTACATTGAGCGCGTGGGGCAGGCACAGTTTATCAGGGGCGAGGGGGTTGTGAAAAGCCTGTCGGACATTGAGCAGATCGTGGTTAAAAATGTAAACGGCATCCCGGTACTGGTCAAAGATGTAGCGGGGGTAGGCTTCGGTCATGCCAACCGTTTCGGCGCTTTGGTGCGTAACGGCGAAGGCGAAGCAGTAGGCGGTATTGTACTGATGCTCAAAGGAGCCAACTCGGCCAATACCGTCAATGCCGTCAAGGAGCGGGTGGCCCGTATTCAAAAAACCCTGCCCGAAGGCATTGAGATCGTACCGTTTATTGAGCGAACCAAACTCATCAACAAAACCATCACGACCGTTACCGAAAACCTGCTCATCGGCGGACTCATCGTGATCGTGGTGCTGGTGATGCTCATGGGAAGCCTGCGGGCCGGGCTGGTGGCCGCTTCGGTGATTCCGTTGGCCATGCTGTTTACGATCGGAATGATGAACACCTTCGATATTTCGGCCAACCTGATGTCACTCGGAGCCATTGATTTTGGGGTCATTGTCGACGGAGCCGTGATCATCGTAGAAGCCATCGTCCACCGATTTCAGGTGTGGTACGAAGAGAATAAACAAAATAATGTCAACGACCCCGCTGAGCGTGATACCATGGTCTACGAAACGGCCAAGCGCATCCGTACCTCCGCTGCCTTCGGCGAAATCATCATTCTTATGGTGTATTTACCCATTCTTTCGTTGGTGGGCATCGAAGGTAAAATGTTCAAGCCCATGGCTCTCACGGTAGGTTTCGCCATTTTCGGGGCCTTTGTTCTTTCGCTGACTTATGTCCCGATGATGTCATCTTTGGTCATGGGCAAAAATCTCAACAAACACTGGACCTTTTCCGAGCGGGCCCTTCAGTGGCTTTATCGCCGCTATGAGCCCATGATTCGGTGGGCATTGAATTGGGAAAAAGCGACGGTTGGCATCACGTTAGCCCTTTTTGTCGGTGCTTTGGTTATTTTCGGTCAGCTGGGCGGTGAGTTTGTCCCAACCCTTGATGAAGGAGATTTGGCAATCGACTTCCGAACCGCTTCCGGTACGTCATTGACCGAAACCATTAACTCTGCCAACAAAGCCCATCAAATCCTGAAAAAGCATTTTCCCGAAATTCAACAGATCGTGGGCCGCGTGGGAGCCTCCGAAATCCCCACCGACCCGATGCCTATTGAAATGGTAGACCAGATGATCAACATGAAAGATATCTCGGAATGGAAAAACGCCAAAAACCGCGAAGAGATGTCGGAAAAGATGGCGGCGGTATTGGCCGAAGAACTGCCGGGCACCAGCGTCGAAATGACCCAGCCGATTCAGATGCGTTTCAATGAAATGATCACGGGCGTACGCTCGGACGTGGTCGTAAAACTCTTTGGTAATGACTTGGACATCCTCTACGAACGCGCCAATGCCGCGGCCAAAGTCATCGAAAAAGTCAACGGCGTAGCCAGCGTGCGGGTAGAGCAGATCGTAGGATTGCCCCAGATCAGCATAAACTACAATCGCCCCAAAATAGCCCAATACGGCCTCAACATCGCCGACCTCAACCGCCTGGTTCGCTCAGGTTTTGCGGGAGAAACCACCGGGACAGTCTACGAAGAAGAGCGTCGATTTGAAATGGTGGTACGTTTGGATTCGGTCCATCGACAGGACATCGAAAACGTCCGTCAGCTCTTGGTACCCCTGCCTTCCGGCGGGACCGTTCCTTTGGCGGAAGTGGCAACGATCGATTTCCGCAAAGCCCCCGCTCAAATTTCCCACGAAGAAACCCGTCGCCGCATTACTATCGGCATTGGGGTACTGAATCGTGATATTGAAAGCGTGGTCGAGGATGTCCGGGCGCAAATTGAGCAAAAAGTAGCGCTTCCTTCGGGCTATTTTTACACCTACGGCGGCGCTTTTGAAAACCTCCAACGCGCCAAAGACCGCCTGAGTTTTGCGGTGCCGGTAGCGCTGTTCCTGATTTTTGCCCTGTTGTATTTTACCTTTCATTCCGTCAAAGAATCCCTGCTTATTTTCACAGCGGTGCCGATGTCGGCCATCGGCGGCGTGTTTGCCCTTTGGCTGCGCGATATGCCCTTCAGTATTTCGGCAGGGGTAGGCTTTATTGCCCTGTTCGGGGTGGCGGTATTAAACGGGATCGTATTGATAAGTTACCTCAATGACTTGGAAAAAGAAGGCATCACCGATCTCCGGCAACGCATCATGCGCACGGTAGAGGTACGCTTTCGCCCGGTCATTATCACCGCTACGGTGGCCTCATTGGGCTTTTTGCCCATGGCTATTTCCAACTCCGGCGGGGCCGAAGTACAGCGCCCCCTGGCCACCGTGGTCATCGGGGGCATCCTCTCCGCCACGCTGCTGACGCTGGTAGTGCTTCCCGTGCTGTATGCTCTGTTTGCAAAGGGGAAAATCACCCCAACACCCAAAGGAGGAGTGTTGCTGCTTTTGTTCGTAATTGCGGGCAATGCAATGGGGCAGAATCAACCGCCTTTCAGCCTTTCCCAAGCCATTGAACGGGCAACGCAGCAAAACCTGAGCCTCAAAACGGCCGGGTTGAACGTGCAGTCACAGCAGGCGCTGGTAGGCTCGGCCCGGTCGTTGCCCAAACTGTCGGCCGATGTACTGGCGGGGCAGATCCAAAGCCGGCCCTTTGATTATACGCTGAGTGCCGTGCAAAGTTTTGAACCCTTCGGCGTGTACCGCAGTCGTGAAAAAGTACTGCAACAGCAGGTGAACGTCTCCCAAAAACAGCAGGATATTCAACGTAATGACCTGGTATTTAACGTAAAACAACAGTATTATCAACTTCTTTATTTATATCGCCTGCAACAACTCCTCCGCGCCCAGGATACGCTTTACCGAAAAGCGGTAGAGGCAGCCAACATTCGCTACAAAACGGGTGAAAGTACACAATTGGAGTTGGTGGCTTCGGAGACCAATCGTCGCGAGATCCAAAATCGTCAGGCGGTTTTGGTGCGTGACCTTCAAACATCAATCATGAGTTTGCAGGCATTGCTGTATACCGATGAGCCTCTCCAAATAGACACGCTGCTGAATCTGCAACGCTCGTCAGCGGTACAGGAAGGCATGAATAAATATATCGCATTGGCCGAAGAAGAAAACCGTCTTAATCGCACGCTGACCGAATTGGAGCGTGCCCAATTGAAGCCCGATTGGCGGGTGGGCATGGCTAATCAATCCATTGAACGAAGGTCAGGCTTTACGTATGTTTCGGGGGGATTGGGCATTCCACTCAATACCAAACCTCAAAAGGCCCGTATTGAAGCCGCCCGAATCAATGAACAGGCCGGCGAAAATCAACTCAAAGCCGTCCGGTTTCAGGCTGAAGCGAACGTTAAGATCCTGCGGGAAACCCTGAACAAACTGCAAAACACCCTTCAGTACTATGAGCAATCGGCACTGCCGCAGGCTGAACTGCTATTAAATACAGCCTATAGACAGTTCCGATTGGGCGATATCGAATACGTCGAATTTTTCCAAAATACCCGTCAGGCGTGGCAGATTCGGGAGAGTTACCTCAGCCAACAGCTTCAATACAGCCAAACGGTGATTGAACTGGAAAAATGGCTGGGAATTGAGTAG